A window of the Egibacter rhizosphaerae genome harbors these coding sequences:
- a CDS encoding GNAT family acetyltransferase, which produces MQIRSAAEPDLEAIVGLWEQAGMLAYTPHPHDELHGLLRHDPGLALVADLEGAVVGTVLAPFDGRRGWLMRLAVASSARRAGVASALVSEAERRLSERGCARVNLLVFADNEEAQSFWESVGYRRGAPVVLMSRHLDPTDP; this is translated from the coding sequence GATCGTTGGCCTGTGGGAGCAGGCGGGGATGCTCGCCTACACCCCACACCCCCACGACGAGCTACACGGTCTCCTGCGCCACGATCCGGGGCTGGCCCTCGTGGCCGATCTCGAGGGTGCGGTCGTCGGCACGGTCCTCGCGCCATTCGACGGCCGACGCGGCTGGCTCATGCGCCTGGCCGTCGCGTCGTCGGCCCGCCGGGCGGGCGTCGCCTCGGCGCTCGTGAGCGAGGCCGAGCGCCGGCTCTCCGAGCGGGGCTGTGCGCGCGTGAACCTCTTGGTCTTCGCCGACAACGAGGAGGCCCAGTCCTTCTGGGAGTCGGTGGGCTACCGCCGAGGCGCGCCCGTCGTGCTGATGAGCCGCCACCTCGACCCGACGGACCCCTGA